A window of Leishmania donovani BPK282A1 complete genome, chromosome 35 genomic DNA:
TGCTTATGGCGTAGCGCGACTGCGCGTTCGTACCCCCGTGTGCTCTTGTGTGGGGACGTGCATCCGTCCGTGTGGTCGGTCTGCCGGCATGCACGTACTCTTCTTCCGCCGCTCTTGCTTTCTTTTGTTTGCTCGCTTCTCCACTGTTGCGCGTCGTTCTCGCGCGCGGACCGGAGGCGAGTTACGCAGCCCAGGCAGAGACCCGCATGCCACGAAAGCAGCACTCCCACCAAatgtaaaaaaaaaataatgCACCAGGgtgccccctctcccccgccaTACTCCGATGCTGTCGCGCATGACGCTCTTTACGTAGGTGGTTGCCGCACCTGGCGTGAACGTGCTCTCCCACTTCATgagaacaaagaaaaacTAGCAGAatacgtttttttttttcgctcgcACATCACCAGCGCGTTACCGTCTAGTCGCCGAACTCACGCTCTCTCCAATCACGGAACAACATGCTGGCTGTATCACACCGTATGTGCTCACTATCCGTCAACAACACGtcccccttctccatctTGTATTCCATTGTTCATCCTTTTCCGGCACAAATTTGCGTTGTGCCCTCCCTCACCGCTCTCATCCCCACCACCTTGAACACTTCTTCCCCCCTCAAATGCACCCGTGCCACAGAGAAGTAGTTCCTTCAGCATCTTTCCGTCTCACAAAAATGGCCAAGAAGACGAAGTCTAAGGTGGACACGATCAACGCCAAGCTCCAGCTGGTGATGAAGTCCGGTAAGTACGTGCTCGGcacgcagcaggcgctgacGACCCTCCGCCAGGGCCGCAGCAAGCTGATTGTGATCTCCAACAACTGCCCGCCGatccgccgcgccgaggtggagTACTACTGCACCCTCAGCAAGACCCCCATCCACCACTACTCTGGCAACAACCTGGACCTCGGTACGGCGTGCGGCAAGCACTTCCGCACGTGCGTCCTGTCCGTGACAAATGTTGGGGACTCTGACATCGCTGCTTAAAGGAAGGATAATGTGAACGGACAGCTTCTCtgttctttttcgttttaaTTTGCGATTGTTTCccgaagaagaaaaacaacaatACCGAAAAGGGACGGAAAAATGTGCGCTTGACAGAATGGCATGTGCGAagttggcggcagcgcacgtgcacacctggtgatggcagcagcggcgacagtatgcacgcatgcgcacacctGGCAACGCCAGGGacggaaagggaagaggatAGAGAGGGTCAAGTgtcggaggaggacaagcacagaaggggaggggcgaggtcGTGacggcgcgcgtgcttgtTTTGCTCcgacctctctctccctgtgtgttcccaccctctctcttgaTGCTTATCTGCGCGTGTTTTGCATaggcacacacgcgaccCGCGCTGTTGCTGTCCGCTGCCGTCATGCCACCTCCCGCAtttcctctcctctgcaCCCGTAGTGCTCGACAATCGCAGTAACAAAAAAGCGTGCGCTTCTTTTACATGCTTCATGTCCGACCCCTCTCCGTGGTGCGTTCACACTTCAGCGCGACCTCTtgctcctcccccacccccgcccttGCCTGATCTGCCAGAGTCGGCAGTACACcaccctctcgctctcgtccTCCCTTGCTGCTCAATATCCACGCTgagacacacacccacgcagaCGCACCAAAAGCcaagaaggggagagggtgggtgaAAGTGGGCGGAGGAAACCTCTTGCCGCGGTGTGCAtccgtctgtctgtctgctcCTTGCCTCTCTCGACGATTGGTGCTCGTTTGCTCTCTTAGTGCATATTCGATGCTTTACATATTTCTAAATGAGCACCTCAACTCGTCGCATCAGCGTCACctcggagcagctgcagagcgacGCTCTTCGCGCCCAGCTCTTcagtgcgtgctgcgcgtaCGGCGTTGTGGAGTGGGCGCAGTACCAGGAGGACCCGAACTACAACACCACCACAGTGCACATTCAGTTCCAGAAGCTGTCCAGCGCCGACCGTCTCCGCAGcgacgtgcagcagcgagggcgcCTTTGGCAGATCGAGAGCGaaccggcggcgctgtgcgtggGTACGGATGTTCTACTGAGCgctgcggaggtgctgcgccttgGCCGTCTCACCGCTGCACTGCCCGGCTTTGCATGCACGGCACTTATAGGCGTCACTGTAAGCAACACAAGCaccgcggcaacggcgaagcagacgccgtcgctgcctaCATTTGAGGAGAAGAGCTTTCTGCTGcacggccgcagcaccgcatcgCGCACCACCCCCGCTTCTTCCAAGGTCACAGCCGAGCAGGAGGCTGCCCTATGGTCTGGGTTCGAACAAGAATCCTCTGAGgtgcgccacagctgccTCGGCCCGTACTGCGCAGTGCTTCATTTTGGCTCCCCGCGCGATGCCAATGAGTTTCTCTGCCAGCACCAACTCATTTTGGCGGAGCAGCACAGCGTGTACGCCATTCACGTTGGCACCGCACCCGGCTGCGCATTAGCGGTCGCGCTGCCAAAAATGTTGGCACGGCACGCGCTTGCCGACTGTGCCGTCGATGGGCGCGTGGTGCGCGGCTACGTGGTGGCCATGCACTCTAGCACGTACTGCGTGGTGGATGCTGGCCTCTATCCATCCGCTGATCAGGCAAGCATCACCACGCTAgttcacacgcacaccaacTTCTTAAGCGTATCACTAGGGGACGAGGTGCAGGTGCAGCTGTCCGCCAGTGGGGGGCTGACAATGGCTGAGAAAGGGATGGTCGGGGgcaagctgctgcgcgtcacCAGCGCCTCTGCTTTTTCAACTCGCCGCTCCGTTACCAAGGCGCAGCTACCCAATACTGCTGCTCGCACCCTTCGCACCTCCAACCTAGCGCATGGCTTAGTTGGCGCTGCTTCATCGCCGCACCAGCCGCAGGCGAGACCTGCCAGTGGAGGCAGGGCAACGGATGTGGCGGGGGCGGTAAGGCGCGGCACGCTCAACAACAAGCCAAACGCGACAGTCACCGGTGGTGGTAATGGTGGTGCAGTTACATCCAAGCctgcaggcggagctgctgccaaGGCACTTGCCAGCAAGCTTTTCAGGAGTATTCAGCAGAAGAGAAGTAGCGGCGGAGACAGTGAGGGCAACTCCGCGGAACGCATCTGCGCCTACCCAGCCGGCCTAGGCGCGTacgcgcggctgctggtgcgcgtAGAGCGGATCGAAGAGGATGGCCTGCACGCCCGCtgcgtcgacgacgccgaaAACTGCGGCTACGCCGGGCCCGTTTTCATCCCTGCCGCGTTTGTGCCGGCtgacaccagcagcaccggtcAGGGATGGCGGACGTTTGCGGTTGTAGGGGAGCGCATGCATGTGGCGCTGCTTTACATGGTGGCCGtgggtggcagcgccgcaaccATGCGTGGCGTTGCCTCCAAAAAGGAGGCGGATCTTCGccacgcggcagcagccgcggtgaGGGTCACGCCAGGAGACGTGGAGGGCGCCTCGGTTACGGCGGGGACGACAGTAATGGCAATGACCATGCTGAAGCTTTCTGCCGGCGATCTCGGTGTCCCGGCGGCCGACCACACATCCCCATACTTCCCCGCCTTTCTTCTCTACCCAGGGCTGCAcgcgccagcgtcgctgcGCCAAACGGTGCTTCTGCTGCCCTCGTCCGACCTGGGCTCGCTGGACCCCGCAACCCTCTCCACCTTGCCGGCGTCTCTCATTGTGTCAGAGGTGGTGAACGACGTGATGCGTGGGCAGTACGCCGTGGTAGTACCATGCGCAGTCTACGCCGCGCGCCAAGCTCAGCGCGCGGCCGCACAAGAGCAGCGCAAGACGGCTGAGGTGGACGAGGTGAAGCGCCGATTGGCGGCGGTCATGGGGCAAGACATCCTTAAGGTGCTGAACGCCGAGGATGGGCCAGCTGCTAAGCGTCCCCGCGCCGGGGACTGAGATGTGGCTTAATCACCCCGACGCAGCGCGTTGGCCCATATACCTTtcacacacatatacacatcCCCCcaacgaagaaaaagcaCTTGCGCGCCTTGGAGCAAGTGCTAGGGGGCCCTGGTGGTACCGGAACGGCACTGATGGTGATCCATCGCATACGCAGCCCCATTTTCCGATGTCCCATTCCGTGCTCTGCCGACATGcgacgcgccagcgcaccCACTTCACCCCATacgccttttctctctcacCGGAACTCTCTTTCGTGCGCTGCATGACGTCGACCATATTCTTTCAGAATGACCAGAAGCCTCGGCAATCAACGCCCCGATACGCTAGCCGCCGCTACGTGCGCGTTGCGCTATCCACGATTGTGGGTTGCCTCCTCTGCCCCACGTGGACTCTGCAATCTTGCGCGAGCTGAGCGTGAATGGATGAGGCGACCCTCAACACGCTGCTCCTCAGTGGTGAATGCGATGTTCAGTGGGGCTCGCGAGGCACGCTGACGGTCCGCCGCACTGTTGAGCTGCACTCCAACAACATCCTTTACTGCTTCGAGGAGCCGAAGAACTCGATGGCGAAGCACATTAGGGAAAAGGTGTACGTAGAGGGTTGCCACGTtgtcgacggtggcgcctACAACGACGCAGGCGAGCGACTGCTTCTGTTTTTGGCTAACCATGACTACTCCGAGAAGGTCGATCTGCTCGGCAACCACCAAGCCTACATATTCGCTGCAGAGCAGACGACTCACAATGCGCCACTGGGACAGGCTACACAACGTGCATCGATGTCGACGCTGCCGAACGCCAACTACATGGTGCAGCTTTTTCTCTGCGATAAAATGGTCAAGTGGCGCCTGCTACAGGCGATTCAGAGAGCCTCAAAGGAGTATCTGCAGCTGTTTCCGGACACGGACACAGCACTCGCACTGTCCGCGGCGCGAACGGTGGGCGACGGCTGCATACACGCAGGACGGCCGACGGTAGCGGGGCCGCCGGCCTCCGGTGTACCGAACCCCTTCGAGTCGAAGGTACTGGCCCGGCCCTCCGCCAACCCTTACCACTCACGCACGGAGTCCGGCATCAGCGTCTTGTCCGATcacgaggtgctgcagctgtcgGACGTGCTACGCGAGTACGAGGCACTCCaggaaagcaaaagaagGTTAGGTGCCGTGATGACCTCAtctccgccgcagccgaagggagaggaggagggcgtgcgcAAATCCACATCGGATGACCAGGGcttggaggcggcggcgtgcgtggcggGAAATGCAGCGGAATTAGCCGTGACACTGTCTGAGTTGCAGTCTAGAGCACCAGCACGCCTCCAGCACTCTCCTCTCTACGAGAGGTGCATCAAGAGCAAACCAGCCAACAAGATCTGTGCGGACTGCGGCGAGCCTTTCCCGTCATGGTGCATCCTGCAGCCGTTTGGCGCCTTTGTGTGCATCCAGTGCATCGGCGTGCATCGAAAGCTGTGGTCGAACAAGTGCCGTAGCGCAGAGCTCGACCGGTGGCCAGACAGCGACATCGAGTTCATGAAGGCACGTGGCAACGACGTCGTGAACGACGAGTTGGAGTACTACGTGGCTCTTCCGAGTGACAGTGTTGAGTTTGCGTTGCACGCACAGCCGGTCGTGAAGCCCGTGCTGTCGTTTTCCTCCGCTGAGGTGCGTGAGTCGTTCCTTCGGTGGAAGTACGAAGAGCTGTTCTTTACACGGAGGCGGCACCCGACTGCGAcaaggccgctgccgccgctcccaGACCCGGCTGGGCTCGAACGCTCTCGCCTTGCTACCACCACTGCCACTTCAGAGGCGGAGGGCTacgccagcgccgtctcttttggcgccgccgcacgacttcagcagcagccattCTTTCTTGACCAGGGCCCTCCACGATATGCGGGGCTGCTAGACATTGTTGTCAAAGAGCTGGTGGGACCGGAGTCGATTAAGGGCGCAGTATGCGTGCTGACAAACGGCTTTCAAACTCTCCGCACTCAGGAAagccgccagctgctgcataTGCGACACTCCACCGCGTGGGATGAGCACCTGCAGGTTGGCATAGAGGGGGCAGGACAGAAGCCGCTCTACTGCACCGTGTATCGCGGGAGAGGGGAACTGCTGGCCGCTGCAGAGATGTGGATGAAAGGGGACGTTTTCCAGCCAGGCACCAGCTGCATGTTCGCCTTGAAGCTGGTCTGGAGTCAGCTCCACAAGAAGCCCAGCCAGCGTACGCCGGGAGAGTCGTGGACGATTACGTTCTTGACCTCGTACCAACGGCTGGCGTGAATCTCGAAGTGACGTcgttctctccccctcccctcgccaTTTCTCTGCTGTCG
This region includes:
- a CDS encoding 60S ribosomal protein L30, whose translation is MAKKTKSKVDTINAKLQLVMKSGKYVLGTQQALTTLRQGRSKLIVISNNCPPIRRAEVEYYCTLSKTPIHHYSGNNLDLGTACGKHFRTCVLSVTNVGDSDIAA
- a CDS encoding GTP-ase activating protein, putative, with the protein product MAKHIREKVYVEGCHVVDGGAYNDAGERLLLFLANHDYSEKVDLLGNHQAYIFAAEQTTHNAPLGQATQRASMSTLPNANYMVQLFLCDKMVKWRLLQAIQRASKEYLQLFPDTDTALALSAARTVGDGCIHAGRPTVAGPPASGVPNPFESKVLARPSANPYHSRTESGISVLSDHEVLQLSDVLREYEALQESKRRLGAVMTSSPPQPKGEEEGVRKSTSDDQGLEAAACVAGNAAELAVTLSELQSRAPARLQHSPLYERCIKSKPANKICADCGEPFPSWCILQPFGAFVCIQCIGVHRKLWSNKCRSAELDRWPDSDIEFMKARGNDVVNDELEYYVALPSDSVEFALHAQPVVKPVLSFSSAEVRESFLRWKYEELFFTRRRHPTATRPLPPLPDPAGLERSRLATTTATSEAEGYASAVSFGAAARLQQQPFFLDQGPPRYAGLLDIVVKELVGPESIKGAVCVLTNGFQTLRTQESRQLLHMRHSTAWDEHLQVGIEGAGQKPLYCTVYRGRGELLAAAEMWMKGDVFQPGTSCMFALKLVWSQLHKKPSQRTPGESWTITFLTSYQRLA